The following coding sequences are from one Acetomicrobium sp. S15 = DSM 107314 window:
- a CDS encoding transposase, translating to MVTVKWRHWQHHSIPRNPSPYWYQVHPRASRRYKSVCRLGHIPRPHDSARRSEFLRRDTLQTDVLGYPPLVMFKALLLQQWFNLSDRGLAEAIADRLSFQSFLGLSIVDPVPDDTTFTRFRQKLQEKGMLEELFSILDSEFDRLGLLVKKGSFIDATIIQDQRKPPSSVKEKDDEDEKNEPPRD from the coding sequence TTGGTCACGGTCAAATGGCGGCACTGGCAGCATCACAGTATCCCACGAAACCCATCACCTTATTGGTATCAAGTACATCCTCGAGCTTCGCGCCGTTATAAAAGCGTATGTCGCCTGGGGCATATTCCACGCCCACATGACTCGGCACGTCGATCTGAGTTCCTACGCCGGGACACCCTTCAAACGGACGTCTTAGGCTATCCACCTCTTGTTATGTTTAAAGCCCTCCTCTTGCAGCAGTGGTTTAACCTCTCCGACAGAGGCTTAGCAGAGGCCATAGCAGACAGGCTCTCATTTCAAAGCTTCTTGGGTTTATCCATTGTAGATCCAGTCCCTGACGATACTACCTTCACACGCTTTAGGCAGAAGCTTCAAGAAAAAGGAATGTTAGAAGAGCTATTTTCTATATTGGATTCAGAGTTTGACCGACTGGGCCTTTTGGTGAAGAAGGGTTCATTCATAGACGCCACGATAATACAAGACCAGAGGAAGCCCCCTTCTAGCGTTAAAGAAAAAGATGACGAAGACGAAAAGAATGAACCGCCCCGGGATTGA